In Microcoleus sp. FACHB-831, the following proteins share a genomic window:
- a CDS encoding filamentous hemagglutinin N-terminal domain-containing protein — translation MSQQTSARRDRSKPKLERVIPFWILDFGFWIGNVLPVGNLRSSNAARLNPNGINKAKQKIYGFLLLPFYFLLAEGGAFAQLVPDTTLGSESSIVTPSVLINNRQSDRIDGGAFRGANLFHSFLQFNINPGQRIYFSSPAGIENILTRVTGANPSNILGTLGVNGEANLFLINPNGILFGTTARLDVKGSFFASTASSIVFSDRNQFSANLSESSPLLTVSAPSGVQFGSNPGAIRVQGANLVTPGKTLALVGGEVTLQGGRVSAPSGRVELGGVAGMGLVNLNQTANGWVLSYPGVQNFQDVQLSERATVDVSGARGGDIQVQARSLRLREDSRLTALTLGSQPGGMLTVNAMESVELTGTGKYVEDTIKFSTGTIQPESLRNGLFTASFGTGAAGDVVINTPAFSASNGAFIATSTFGPGKGGHLTVNASRSVDLKASSLLTGTGNTGDAGNLTINTQRFSAADNATLTTASLGAGRAGNLNVNAAESVQLTGSNPVSIPPNTRLLTGFYSSTLATGNAGNLQVVTGRLEVLEGAAIAANTFGKGQGGDVSVKASESVELIGSSPDGQALSALSNGTSGAGKGGNLTVETNRLLLQDGGRLSVRSRETGDAGDIKVVANSIDMDNGGSIAAATTVAGEGGNVRLETQSLQLRRNSIISAEAGGSGNGGNISIDTDVVVALENSNITANAYEGNGGNIKINSLGFFIAPNSKITASSTLGINGVVNINTEVNDVQGSLAPLEEEFVSPDQLVADSCLARRNFERGSFTVTGTGGLPSTPYGAFTGSYAVTDVEAISSRSSAVRSDRDSVEESKVNRLENSTIQEAQGMSAGADGRVILGTNRQLMAVESAEKLTCNL, via the coding sequence TTGTCACAGCAAACATCGGCTAGGCGCGATCGCTCAAAGCCAAAGTTAGAGCGAGTCATACCATTTTGGATTTTGGATTTTGGATTTTGGATTGGAAACGTCTTACCAGTAGGAAATCTCCGCTCTTCAAATGCAGCCAGATTAAACCCAAATGGTATCAATAAGGCAAAACAGAAGATTTATGGCTTTCTGCTTTTGCCTTTTTACTTTTTACTGGCTGAAGGTGGTGCATTCGCTCAGTTAGTGCCTGATACGACTTTGGGGAGTGAAAGTTCTATTGTTACTCCTAGCGTACTTATCAATAATCGACAGAGCGATCGCATCGATGGCGGAGCATTTAGAGGTGCTAACCTCTTCCACAGTTTTCTACAATTTAATATCAACCCAGGACAGCGAATTTATTTTTCCTCACCTGCTGGCATTGAAAACATTCTCACGCGGGTGACTGGCGCTAACCCATCTAATATTTTGGGGACGCTTGGTGTTAATGGCGAAGCCAACTTATTTCTAATTAACCCCAACGGCATCTTATTTGGCACAACTGCTCGTCTCGACGTGAAAGGGTCGTTTTTCGCCAGTACAGCCAGCAGCATAGTCTTTAGCGATCGCAACCAGTTCAGCGCCAATTTATCCGAATCTTCACCTCTGCTGACGGTAAGCGCTCCCTCTGGAGTGCAATTTGGCAGCAATCCCGGTGCTATACGGGTGCAGGGAGCAAATTTAGTCACTCCTGGGAAAACCTTAGCACTTGTGGGAGGTGAAGTAACCTTGCAAGGAGGCAGAGTGTCAGCACCAAGCGGACGGGTTGAGCTAGGCGGCGTTGCAGGTATGGGTTTAGTCAACCTAAACCAAACAGCTAATGGCTGGGTACTAAGCTATCCAGGCGTGCAAAACTTCCAGGACGTGCAGTTATCCGAGCGAGCGACAGTTGATGTCAGCGGCGCTAGGGGAGGCGATATCCAAGTGCAGGCGCGATCGCTCCGACTCCGCGAAGATTCCCGCCTGACAGCACTAACTCTAGGTTCGCAACCGGGAGGTATGCTCACAGTCAACGCGATGGAGTCGGTAGAACTGACTGGAACTGGAAAATATGTAGAAGACACCATCAAGTTTTCAACAGGAACTATCCAGCCAGAAAGCCTCCGCAATGGATTATTTACTGCTAGTTTTGGTACTGGCGCGGCTGGAGATGTAGTCATTAATACGCCTGCTTTTAGTGCTAGTAATGGCGCATTTATAGCTACTTCTACTTTTGGGCCAGGTAAGGGAGGTCATTTAACTGTTAATGCTTCTAGATCTGTAGATTTAAAAGCATCCTCTTTATTAACCGGGACTGGCAACACTGGAGATGCTGGAAATTTAACTATTAATACACAGCGGTTTTCGGCTGCGGATAACGCAACCCTGACTACTGCTAGTTTGGGAGCGGGACGAGCTGGAAATTTGAATGTAAATGCAGCCGAATCAGTTCAATTGACTGGTAGCAATCCAGTTTCTATTCCGCCAAATACTCGTTTGCTTACTGGGTTTTATAGCAGCACCTTAGCAACTGGAAATGCTGGAAATTTGCAGGTAGTAACTGGGCGACTAGAGGTGTTAGAAGGAGCAGCGATCGCAGCTAATACTTTTGGTAAAGGGCAAGGAGGAGATGTAAGTGTTAAGGCTTCCGAATCTGTAGAATTAATCGGCAGTTCCCCGGATGGCCAAGCTCTCAGCGCCTTGTCTAACGGTACTTCAGGAGCTGGGAAAGGGGGAAATCTTACCGTAGAAACTAATAGATTGCTTCTCCAAGATGGGGGTAGATTAAGCGTTCGCAGTCGAGAAACGGGAGATGCAGGGGATATAAAAGTTGTGGCTAATTCAATTGATATGGATAACGGAGGAAGTATCGCCGCCGCTACAACTGTAGCAGGGGAAGGAGGGAATGTTCGCCTAGAAACCCAATCTTTACAACTGCGTCGCAACAGTATCATCTCTGCCGAAGCTGGTGGTAGTGGCAACGGGGGAAATATTAGTATAGACACCGATGTAGTTGTTGCTCTGGAAAATAGCAATATTACTGCTAATGCCTACGAGGGAAATGGGGGAAATATTAAAATCAACTCACTCGGTTTTTTTATAGCTCCTAATAGCAAAATTACCGCTAGTTCTACTTTGGGAATTAATGGCGTTGTCAATATTAATACAGAGGTAAATGATGTTCAAGGTTCGCTGGCGCCCCTAGAAGAAGAATTTGTTAGCCCCGATCAATTAGTTGCTGATAGTTGTTTGGCGCGTCGTAATTTTGAACGCGGCAGCTTTACTGTTACTGGTACTGGTGGTTTGCCTTCTACGCCGTATGGTGCTTTTACTGGTTCTTATGCGGTAACTGATGTTGAGGCGATTTCGTCACGCAGCAGCGCTGTTAGGAGCGATCGCGATAGTGTAGAGGAGTCGAAAGTTAATCGCTTGGAAAATTCTACTATCCAAGAGGCACAAGGTATGAGCGCGGGGGCTGATGGCCGGGTCATTTTAGGAACTAATCGACAGTTGATGGCTGTTGAATCCGCAGAAAAGTTAACGTGTAATTTATAG
- a CDS encoding adenylate/guanylate cyclase domain-containing protein: MATKLVVARFQRYFSRNPSLLPGAIASVISICAWQLGLLQPLENLGYNTLFQVRNIGVLPKPNWDKRVVVVAIDEASLRKYGRFPWTRDRYTKLLQSLEASPPAVIGFDILFAEPSPQDAQFADAMFAKGNVVLARAWDDRGIPLATIPNLQEAAAAEGHILHQADTDGISRSATLFARGLPSLGVAMLQVYNDNKQLQTGKPEQPLALGDRSAEFQRVLINWPGNTQDAPTYSFVDVVEGRVPKDAFAEKFVLVGITATGVDTLVTPLNQTPPTSGIYLHAAVIDNLLNDRLLQPVPQSGVLLLLLIIGSATSWLLLKQGPRGRVLTLGLLPVTWLAIAILLFTFGRWFIPTAAPIGTMLLAGAIVQLREQQEKQQLMKLFEKHVAPETASLIWQRKEEIIQNGELQAQEMVATVLFMDIRGFTTISEKLQPRELLNWLNQYLDAMSECIMDNNGVIDKYIGDAIMAVFGIPFARSKEEDIKQDALNAIAACLAMHEQLQQLNQRFKVEGKPIIEFGIGIHTGPVIAGSVGGSRRISYSILGDTVNVAARLEAMNKEVKAGNPYRVLMSAETYAYVRDRYYVRPIKTIQLRGRERETVICAILGKR, from the coding sequence GTGGCAACTAAATTAGTGGTGGCTCGTTTCCAGCGTTATTTCTCCCGCAATCCGTCCCTTCTACCAGGAGCGATCGCTAGTGTTATATCAATCTGCGCGTGGCAGTTGGGCTTATTGCAACCGCTAGAAAACCTGGGATATAACACGCTGTTCCAAGTTCGCAATATAGGAGTTTTGCCTAAGCCAAATTGGGATAAACGGGTGGTTGTAGTTGCGATTGACGAAGCGAGTTTGCGGAAGTACGGGCGATTTCCTTGGACGCGCGATCGCTATACCAAGTTACTCCAATCTCTAGAAGCGTCGCCGCCAGCAGTTATTGGTTTTGATATTTTATTTGCCGAACCCAGCCCCCAAGATGCTCAATTTGCAGATGCCATGTTTGCCAAGGGGAATGTAGTTCTGGCTAGGGCTTGGGATGACAGGGGAATACCGCTGGCAACTATACCCAACTTACAAGAAGCCGCCGCCGCTGAAGGTCATATTTTGCACCAAGCGGATACAGATGGTATTAGCCGCAGCGCCACGCTATTTGCTCGCGGGTTGCCGTCGCTGGGCGTGGCGATGCTTCAAGTTTATAACGACAACAAACAACTACAGACGGGAAAGCCAGAACAGCCTTTAGCCTTGGGCGATCGCTCTGCTGAGTTCCAGCGCGTATTGATCAATTGGCCCGGAAACACGCAAGATGCGCCCACTTATTCTTTTGTGGATGTGGTTGAAGGCAGAGTTCCTAAAGACGCCTTTGCCGAAAAATTTGTTTTAGTGGGCATCACGGCTACGGGAGTTGATACGCTAGTGACACCGCTCAATCAAACTCCCCCGACATCAGGGATCTACCTTCATGCTGCTGTGATTGATAACTTGCTAAATGACCGACTGCTACAACCCGTACCGCAGTCGGGAGTATTGCTTTTGTTGCTTATTATAGGGAGCGCTACTAGCTGGCTGTTGTTAAAGCAGGGGCCAAGGGGACGAGTGCTAACTTTAGGACTTTTGCCCGTAACATGGTTGGCGATCGCCATTTTGTTATTCACGTTTGGACGCTGGTTTATTCCAACTGCTGCACCCATCGGTACGATGCTATTAGCTGGCGCGATCGTGCAGTTGCGAGAACAGCAAGAAAAACAACAATTGATGAAGTTGTTTGAAAAACACGTTGCTCCTGAAACTGCCAGTTTAATTTGGCAGCGCAAAGAGGAAATTATCCAAAACGGCGAGTTGCAAGCCCAAGAAATGGTAGCGACCGTTCTGTTTATGGATATTCGAGGTTTTACTACTATTTCGGAGAAATTACAACCACGCGAATTGCTCAACTGGCTCAACCAGTATCTGGACGCTATGAGCGAATGCATTATGGACAATAACGGCGTGATTGATAAATATATTGGGGATGCAATCATGGCCGTTTTTGGCATTCCCTTCGCTCGTAGCAAAGAAGAAGACATTAAGCAAGATGCTCTGAATGCGATCGCTGCTTGTCTGGCAATGCACGAACAATTACAACAGCTAAACCAGCGTTTTAAGGTTGAAGGCAAGCCAATTATTGAATTTGGAATTGGCATTCATACTGGCCCGGTTATTGCTGGCAGTGTCGGTGGTTCTCGCCGTATAAGTTATTCTATTTTGGGAGATACTGTCAACGTCGCGGCTCGACTTGAAGCGATGAACAAAGAGGTAAAAGCGGGCAACCCCTATCGCGTGCTAATGAGTGCTGAAACTTATGCCTACGTGCGCGATCGCTATTACGTGCGACCGATTAAAACTATCCAATTACGAGGTAGAGAACGCGAAACAGTTATTTGCGCTATTTTAGGCAAAAGGTAA
- a CDS encoding FecR domain-containing protein, whose product MQLRLPQSSRLIGLLLATILVTLALPLLARDIQVPASRWLEVKQVRGTVTYQGRPAKVGDRLSASGSAIATGKASSAVLAVDNGIATVNISENSTLQVKNLSITRNGGRVTQLSVPKGQARVQARRLTNRNSRLELSSPVGVAGVRGTVFGIGVGPNGKTGISTLEGAVAVTAKGKTVSLAGGYSSLVFPGDPPTRPQPNQENVKYVLESLSRLANNQVRVICQVDPLNLVFMNDQPLEMNREGKINVVLPLPKDSSLKLVIRTPLGKEEYYDLTNKWPKQDN is encoded by the coding sequence ATGCAACTGCGTCTTCCTCAATCTTCGAGACTAATAGGGCTGCTCTTAGCCACTATTTTAGTAACCTTAGCCTTGCCCCTGTTGGCTCGCGATATCCAAGTGCCTGCGAGTCGGTGGCTGGAAGTGAAGCAAGTTCGAGGGACGGTGACATATCAGGGACGACCTGCAAAAGTGGGCGATCGCCTCAGTGCATCTGGGAGCGCGATCGCTACCGGGAAAGCCTCCAGCGCTGTTTTGGCTGTAGATAATGGCATTGCCACAGTCAATATTTCTGAAAACAGCACCCTGCAAGTAAAAAATCTTTCCATTACTCGCAATGGCGGCAGAGTTACTCAGCTTTCAGTCCCCAAAGGACAGGCAAGGGTACAAGCACGACGCCTAACCAACCGTAATTCCCGCCTCGAACTTAGCAGTCCGGTTGGTGTTGCTGGCGTTCGCGGGACTGTATTTGGCATCGGTGTCGGCCCAAACGGTAAAACTGGAATTTCTACACTTGAAGGCGCTGTCGCCGTCACTGCTAAAGGAAAAACTGTCAGTCTAGCGGGTGGTTATTCTTCCCTAGTTTTTCCTGGAGATCCGCCCACTCGACCCCAGCCCAACCAGGAAAACGTAAAATATGTTTTGGAAAGTTTGTCAAGATTGGCAAACAACCAAGTCCGAGTTATTTGTCAAGTCGATCCGCTAAATTTGGTATTTATGAACGACCAACCCTTAGAGATGAATCGAGAGGGTAAAATTAATGTGGTATTGCCTTTGCCAAAGGATTCTAGCTTGAAGCTAGTAATTCGTACTCCGCTTGGGAAAGAGGAATATTACGATTTAACAAACAAATGGCCTAAACAGGACAATTAG
- a CDS encoding CHASE2 domain-containing protein: MVEKNWLRRIRRFVSNNHALIPGTVAAVISVGMWQLGIWQPLERMAYNWMFQVRTESSIIPHRTWDERVAVIAIDDASLKKYGKFPWRRDRYVDLLKTLEKSPPAVIGFDILFVDPGKGDRKFASAIASSGNVVLPMAWDESGYPLQVIPEFEEVAANIGQIWHNPDDDGISRQTPIFFGKTPALGLAMLQVVAESGVRSPESGVGENKEIGSIGAEGQNKELPFSSVSPLVSNLSENLLPLKSPIAKRLSPEGAKLPELAKGNRREDVWINWPGAAQDARTFSYADVVEGKVPASTFAGKFVLVGVTATAADTMRSPLDQNPPTSGVYLHAAMVDNLLNNRLLHSPRNRWVIILLLSLGPTVSALLYNRSVRERAAIAVLLPSAWIIFSLSSFMDDRWLLPLIAPAGTTIMAGVGMQIREQYEKQEMMSLFAKHVAPETAKVIWQRKDEIIQNGKLQAQETIATVLFCDIRGFTTISEKLPPCELLDWLNRYLDAMTDCIMDRGGVIDKYIGDAIMAVFGIPFVHTDPEAIKHDAHRAIAAAIAMQKRLKRLNRQLQAEGKPTIEIGIGIHTGLVVAGSVGGKRRLNYSVLGDTVNVAARLEPMNKEVKGDNPYKLIVSGKTFAHVCDRYDAYQVGTTQLRGREQQTTIYCILGKKKKQKLPQPEGAIAPKVKISV, from the coding sequence GTGGTAGAAAAAAATTGGCTTCGGCGGATTCGGCGTTTTGTTTCTAACAATCATGCTTTAATTCCGGGTACGGTAGCAGCAGTCATATCTGTGGGGATGTGGCAACTGGGCATTTGGCAACCGTTGGAAAGGATGGCCTACAATTGGATGTTTCAAGTTCGCACGGAATCGAGCATTATCCCCCACCGCACCTGGGATGAAAGGGTGGCTGTAATTGCAATTGATGATGCGAGTTTGAAGAAATACGGTAAATTTCCCTGGCGGCGCGATCGCTATGTAGATCTATTGAAAACGCTAGAAAAATCCCCACCAGCAGTAATTGGTTTCGATATTCTCTTCGTCGATCCAGGAAAAGGCGATCGCAAATTTGCCAGCGCGATCGCATCTAGCGGCAATGTTGTATTACCGATGGCTTGGGACGAAAGCGGCTATCCCCTGCAAGTAATACCAGAATTTGAAGAAGTTGCGGCTAATATTGGCCAGATTTGGCACAATCCTGATGACGATGGCATTAGCCGTCAGACGCCCATCTTTTTTGGCAAGACACCAGCACTGGGTTTAGCAATGCTGCAAGTAGTCGCCGAGTCCGGAGTCCGGAGTCCGGAGTCCGGAGTTGGGGAAAATAAGGAGATCGGGAGTATAGGCGCAGAGGGGCAAAATAAAGAATTGCCTTTTTCTAGCGTGTCGCCTCTAGTTTCTAATCTTTCTGAAAATCTATTGCCTTTAAAGTCGCCTATTGCTAAGCGCTTGTCGCCCGAAGGCGCAAAGCTACCGGAGTTAGCTAAGGGAAATAGACGCGAAGATGTGTGGATTAACTGGCCGGGAGCGGCGCAAGATGCCCGCACTTTCTCCTATGCTGATGTTGTTGAAGGGAAAGTGCCAGCCTCTACCTTTGCAGGTAAGTTTGTTTTAGTAGGCGTAACTGCAACAGCCGCTGATACGATGCGATCGCCTTTGGATCAAAATCCGCCCACTTCTGGGGTTTATCTACATGCGGCGATGGTTGATAACTTGCTAAATAACAGGCTGCTGCATAGCCCCCGTAATCGTTGGGTAATTATCTTATTGCTCTCGCTTGGCCCGACCGTCTCGGCGCTGCTCTACAATCGCTCCGTCCGGGAACGAGCCGCGATCGCTGTTCTCTTACCCAGCGCCTGGATTATCTTCTCGCTTTCATCCTTCATGGACGATCGCTGGTTGCTCCCATTAATAGCACCCGCAGGCACAACGATCATGGCTGGAGTCGGCATGCAGATCCGAGAGCAGTATGAAAAGCAAGAGATGATGAGCTTGTTTGCCAAACACGTAGCCCCAGAAACAGCAAAGGTAATTTGGCAGCGTAAAGACGAAATTATCCAAAATGGCAAGCTGCAAGCTCAAGAAACAATCGCCACAGTTTTGTTTTGCGATATTCGCGGCTTCACCACTATTTCAGAAAAACTCCCCCCCTGTGAGTTGCTAGATTGGCTCAACCGTTATTTGGACGCGATGACCGACTGCATTATGGATCGGGGCGGCGTTATAGATAAATATATTGGGGATGCAATTATGGCTGTTTTTGGCATTCCCTTCGTTCACACCGATCCAGAAGCAATTAAACACGATGCTCATCGCGCGATCGCGGCGGCAATTGCTATGCAGAAACGTCTGAAACGGCTGAATAGGCAACTGCAAGCTGAAGGCAAGCCAACTATTGAAATAGGTATCGGCATCCACACAGGTTTAGTGGTTGCGGGTAGCGTGGGGGGAAAGCGGCGACTAAATTACTCGGTACTGGGGGATACAGTTAATGTTGCCGCGCGACTGGAACCAATGAATAAAGAAGTAAAAGGAGATAACCCCTACAAGTTGATTGTTAGCGGCAAAACTTTTGCCCACGTATGCGATCGCTATGACGCTTACCAAGTAGGTACGACCCAACTGCGGGGACGCGAACAGCAGACAACGATTTACTGCATTTTAGGAAAGAAAAAGAAGCAGAAATTGCCCCAACCTGAAGGCGCGATCGCCCCAAAGGTGAAGATATCAGTTTAA
- a CDS encoding FecR domain-containing protein, which yields MKLSVAQIPLLGLSLLVGSVVVSSLPLALAAPLPRGSRWVEVRQVKGEVTSNGRRVKVGDRLRVEGDRISTSSGSSAVLAADDGIGIINVAENTNIAVKSLKTLPDGSKTTRFYLARGQTRSKVRRFTNRKSSYEIETPGGVAGTRGTEFGVAVSPNGKTTLSTVQGTIAFSAQEKTVLVEPGYSALIIPGQPPTTPRFTTGDTQLKLQILDAANKEQVRVTATVDPINLVLINGTVVDTGGDGQLDTVVPIPSDRKIILIVRNPLGNQQVYELQVPDSTGTSVNPPK from the coding sequence ATGAAGTTATCTGTTGCTCAAATCCCCCTACTAGGATTATCCCTGTTAGTAGGTAGCGTAGTCGTTAGTTCCTTACCATTAGCTTTAGCCGCACCACTTCCAAGGGGTAGCCGCTGGGTAGAAGTGCGGCAGGTTAAGGGCGAAGTGACAAGTAACGGACGCCGTGTTAAGGTTGGCGATCGCCTGCGAGTTGAAGGCGATCGCATCAGCACCAGCAGTGGCTCTAGCGCTGTTTTAGCTGCCGATGACGGTATTGGCATCATTAACGTTGCGGAAAATACCAACATAGCAGTCAAGAGCCTAAAAACTCTGCCCGATGGCAGCAAGACAACGCGCTTCTACCTGGCACGAGGGCAGACTAGATCTAAAGTGCGGCGCTTTACGAACCGTAAATCAAGCTATGAAATTGAAACGCCCGGTGGCGTTGCTGGTACGCGGGGCACCGAATTTGGCGTCGCTGTCAGCCCAAATGGTAAAACTACTCTTTCGACCGTTCAAGGAACCATAGCCTTCAGCGCTCAAGAAAAAACTGTCCTAGTCGAGCCTGGTTATTCTGCTTTAATTATTCCGGGGCAACCACCCACAACACCCAGATTTACCACAGGCGACACTCAACTAAAATTGCAAATTCTTGATGCTGCAAACAAGGAGCAAGTGCGAGTCACGGCTACAGTTGACCCCATTAATTTAGTACTAATTAATGGCACGGTGGTAGACACCGGAGGCGATGGGCAACTCGATACTGTAGTGCCTATACCATCCGATCGCAAAATTATATTAATAGTGCGAAATCCTTTGGGCAATCAACAGGTTTACGAATTGCAAGTTCCCGATAGCACTGGTACATCGGTCAATCCCCCCAAGTGA
- a CDS encoding thylakoid membrane photosystem I accumulation factor produces the protein MIFPFLQLHNTILAIYRSSWRRIVSTCLLTLIGAFSCSFLIGTSPALAGINDDHFDGNIFALYGGNGSLVPPRVTLADSFNRSKPAILVFYVDDSSDCKQFAIVVSRMQAFYGRSADLIPVNVDAIPLKATYAPTEPGYYYDGAVPQIVVLNQKSEVVLNHKGKVAYEKVDDVLREVFNLLPREITPDLKQRSFNEFSSELAK, from the coding sequence ATGATCTTTCCTTTTTTACAACTTCACAACACAATTCTTGCGATTTACCGCAGTTCATGGCGGCGAATTGTTTCTACCTGCCTTTTGACGCTGATAGGAGCCTTCAGCTGTTCCTTTTTAATAGGTACGTCACCAGCTCTGGCGGGTATCAACGATGACCACTTTGACGGCAATATATTTGCCCTCTATGGTGGAAATGGCTCTCTCGTACCGCCCCGCGTGACGCTTGCAGATTCCTTTAACCGGAGTAAACCAGCAATTTTGGTGTTTTATGTCGATGACAGCAGCGATTGCAAGCAATTTGCCATCGTAGTTTCGCGGATGCAGGCTTTTTATGGTCGGTCGGCAGATTTGATACCCGTGAACGTGGATGCTATTCCCCTAAAAGCCACCTATGCGCCAACTGAACCGGGCTATTACTATGATGGCGCCGTTCCTCAGATAGTCGTCCTCAATCAGAAGAGTGAGGTTGTCCTGAATCATAAGGGCAAAGTGGCGTATGAGAAGGTAGACGATGTTTTGCGGGAGGTGTTTAACTTGTTGCCACGAGAAATAACACCTGATTTGAAGCAGAGATCGTTTAATGAGTTCAGTAGCGAGTTAGCGAAGTAA